The nucleotide window TGATAATAAAAACAGGGGATAGAATAATTATCCCTATTAAGGAAAAACAAATATCAAAAATTCGTTTAATCATTTTTTTGAAAAAATAAAGACAATCTTAAAAGCATATTTTTTAATCCAGTTATTTTTTAATAATATATAATCTATTTTATCTAAAAATTTGAATATTTTTTTCCCTATTAAAAAATTTCTAAATGGGAACAAAAACATTGCTAATAAATGAAAATAAGATATTTTTTCTATATTAAAATATTTTTTAGCAAATTTTAAATCTTTGTCTTTAATAATATGCTCCACTGCCCACTTGGTTCTAATTCCTCTTTTTTTATTTAGCCATCGCTTTATATTTATTAAGGGGTTATGTCCAAAGGTTTCTATGCCAATTAATTTTCCATTTGATTTTAAGATTCTATTTAATTCAGGGAATGCTTTTTTTATATTAAGAGAAGAAAATGTCCCTCCATCCCATATAATATCAAAATAATTATCAGGAAATTCAGTCTTTTCGCAATCTCCTTTAATAAATTTTATTTTGTGGTTTATTTTTTCTTGTTCGGCTCTTTTTTTTGCGATTTGTAATGATTTGTTTGATAAATCAATACCATAAACTTTTGCTCCTAATTTTGCCAGCAAAATAGAATGCATGCCATGCCCACAACCATAATCTAAGATTTTCATATTAGAAGTGATATTTTGTTTCAACCAGTTTTTACAAAAATTATAACTTAAAAGCATGTTAATATTATAATTTTCAATATCTTTGTCCCAGTTATTTTTATTTTTTTTCTTGATCCATCTTTCAGATAATTTTTCATAGTGAGAAATTTCCTCTTTTTTTCTTTGTTTCATTTTTTTATAACTTATATGCTTCTTTTTTCCATTGAATAGCCCATTTTTTTAATCTTTGAAATCCTTTTTTTATATCTTTTGCTTCTCCGGCAAAAGAAAATCTTAAATGTCCTTCACCACTTGGCCCAAAGGCTGCTCCAGGGATAGTAATAATATGGGCTTGCTTTAAGATTTTTAAACTTAACTTAAATGAATCAACTTTAGGTATTTTTATCTTGACCAAAATATAGTAAGCCCCCATTGGTGGTTGGTATTCAAAAATATCCGAGAGATTGTCTAACTCAGAGCACATTAAATTTCTATTAAAAGACATTTTTTTGGTTAATTCTTTAATTGTTTTGGCTGATTGGTCCTTGTTTTTAAGGGCAGTTATTATTGCTTTTTGAGAAATAGCTGGCGCACAAATAGTCAGAGCATCATGTACTTTAAGCATGTGGTCAATAATCCCTTCATCAGCAAAAGTATACCCAATTCTGTATCCAGTTACTCTGTATTTTTTAGAAAAACTACCGCAAAGAATAATTTGATTTCTTATATTAGGAATAGAAGCAGGTGATATATGTTTGATATTGTCATAAATAAGGAAATCATAAGTTTCGTCAGTAATTAATATTAAGTTGTGTTTTTTAACAAATTTAGATAATTCTATTATTTCTTTTTTTGAAAAAACTTTTCCTGTAGGATTAGATGGATGACTGAGAATAATTGCTTTTGTTTTTTTGCTTATTTTTTTTTCACATTTTTTTATGTTTAATGCCCAATTTTTCTTTTCGTCTAAAAAAACAAATTTAGGGATGCCATTAAACTGTATTATTTGTTCAATATGAGATGCAAAAGCAGGGGAGATAACCAATACTTCATCGCCAGGATCTATAATTGTGGCTAATGCGCAAGCTAATCCTTCTTGTGCTCCAGTAGAAATCATTATCTCTTTTTTTGCCTTGATATTGGTTATTTTTTTTTCTTTTTTTAAAAAATTAGCCACCAGTTCCCTTAATTCAGTGATGCCTGGCTCAAGAGTATAAAAAGCAGTTGTTTTTTTATCTAAAGATTTTTTAATTCCTTGTTTTATATAATCAGGAGTATCTAAATGGGGGATACCTTGTCCAAAAGAGATAATTTTATTTTGCCCAATTTTTTCTTCTATTTGGTCTGCC belongs to Patescibacteria group bacterium and includes:
- a CDS encoding class I SAM-dependent methyltransferase — protein: MKQRKKEEISHYEKLSERWIKKKNKNNWDKDIENYNINMLLSYNFCKNWLKQNITSNMKILDYGCGHGMHSILLAKLGAKVYGIDLSNKSLQIAKKRAEQEKINHKIKFIKGDCEKTEFPDNYFDIIWDGGTFSSLNIKKAFPELNRILKSNGKLIGIETFGHNPLINIKRWLNKKRGIRTKWAVEHIIKDKDLKFAKKYFNIEKISYFHLLAMFLFPFRNFLIGKKIFKFLDKIDYILLKNNWIKKYAFKIVFIFSKK
- a CDS encoding pyridoxal phosphate-dependent aminotransferase, coding for MKKKQSRSAIAIAGKKFRTKNISKRVQKIVISPIKEMSILADQIEEKIGQNKIISFGQGIPHLDTPDYIKQGIKKSLDKKTTAFYTLEPGITELRELVANFLKKEKKITNIKAKKEIMISTGAQEGLACALATIIDPGDEVLVISPAFASHIEQIIQFNGIPKFVFLDEKKNWALNIKKCEKKISKKTKAIILSHPSNPTGKVFSKKEIIELSKFVKKHNLILITDETYDFLIYDNIKHISPASIPNIRNQIILCGSFSKKYRVTGYRIGYTFADEGIIDHMLKVHDALTICAPAISQKAIITALKNKDQSAKTIKELTKKMSFNRNLMCSELDNLSDIFEYQPPMGAYYILVKIKIPKVDSFKLSLKILKQAHIITIPGAAFGPSGEGHLRFSFAGEAKDIKKGFQRLKKWAIQWKKEAYKL